A region from the Ptychodera flava strain L36383 chromosome 12, AS_Pfla_20210202, whole genome shotgun sequence genome encodes:
- the LOC139145478 gene encoding microtubule-associated protein futsch-like: MLSSQEPRRSQRKPKLTPELQSFLNRSPRKAAKMTHMDNIHAYSFMEDGDGDDELGGDTSTNGDPVFGLNSPANSKDGYNNGKVTTVAMVHDIPYVTPVSSPDSDRSKIETPVSPTRLLNNCCIVPLDEEITFLKSVRDPNARLHKLSQNRRRISTRSTAAADLRVTQRRSHVDVVEKTTKPKDRKAEVSGNASVGETQQAVALQSEKRKRGRPSKKTNLKESTSAVAPVTSVKRPRGRPKFYCTDSKSSVVSHEKEGEASNGSTENQSLLLKTRRRSLAGNVSRYTTPVSVNRRGRKSMHNKSIYSDWLSDMSSAIMSPGSDLQTSEETFIPDGSYIVPHEKHENEGVHAAAVLTPPKRQPNPSLKEGETPVDVFCSATPKIEESGSQQTNDNHITPSPSPHSGDRTIDRNVHSDETLPLESGSVREVDPEVKNPEPAEFASPVKEQNKSTLESCNKQPETTDTTQSFADDGCIEDQPSALSDDFPEDKDEQEVTHNTTHEDECRSPFTAKGRYKQARNPSGRFCHTKKNPRHAKTNPTKDSCSSPGPSSQWAKTDETLRESSMGVSEPTVQEQSSSKGSPKSADPADKSNSPGAKSPINTEANTSRSFNDRDEVFGISYAYSGKKKKKRRGSGMHRPLYKNLAPSLLTPDLTDESSETSFGVLHSSSKKLQEDKSLKVGESPNSSFGFETKDDDKETENSAIDIILSETSCEQVELEEITSTSRLDETDGGSLVIPKEKSEEASSDEQTIKSGIRDSAGGKRNARRRSSVGEPGNKKKKKNTESTDILNESINKSGSSSDSGHPVGSQTSEISSCGTEVQSSSGMHTEPETDSAEAKTVGNAGNERQADIKSDAPVVASEELENSNKEEQMEKFESKTTGRTTRRSRSRRSLCLQQSVATSEESDQTILDHCVSGNVKTESETGTGVDSHLPIDESTDNSGKVKSIKITHDLKDNQNTLSKRESSAIVPDEGRVEVESSDEIDQTKNSEEIFISGASSSPKTMFDDDETGICNPDAKRKRSKPKSGRRVSIRTLQALYSDSVFSPEHFTKEENDTSTRRKRRRSFLDAQSAIFYSANMTQQVAPGTKEQKTECAAESVSVTNVEGADVKSDSQALGTDVERVQEDENATESIDVCDAETDASPGSSVTDTDAGRPIIEPLETDDDRPDEKPAGDMELSAENAPEPSDKETESKDDEACNDKADKRKPNRRKSASQVCNVKDKSNKQSTSNVKEVKKSKSELAVEKLYTSRGPKKAKKRNLETIFESPRPDNGGKTTLTGARKMSRMMTFKDPVIMTKIKAAKAKKLEQHGVKKFKPARNLKTKKAVAVTLEDKLNELEKELSVVVTPVKIWEERNSVVARREQENVYDNMSCVRIERDTRTVVDALTSPLQISEPVSGFRRKRLSSLSSVNHGLMRPNKKLCSSSQSPKSDSNTKAVSSFPEFPGSSLGLSPKMIVDGTEVDPNVIVKLEKLEPGRHLHSPMESGVTPKKPKQKYRRKAKPQDVTNTWTNNKVKTSISSSPAQVGLDSGLTCLVTKGSNDQIYYDFGDTDHNYCKSPDKIEFPTGSRQGKNSSEKKANAGSTKKRAREKSKTCARKISMSTSPVAASYFNYDDCIDSEMSSTADTCSMSSQDVEDANENYQRPDDLSVGDHCYAATWHSEKLCNLLYDSPPLGSQTERQNQKLARSEQVKQYWETESIQSRQNRYQRRNANDDASPVTSPSSRNQSKVKWCHRLEEAIP, translated from the exons ATGCTATCCAGTCAAGAACCTCGGAGGAGTCAGCGAAAGCCAAAGCTGACTCCAGAACTTCAAAGCTTCTTGAACAGAAGTCCAAGAAAGGCTGCAAAGATGACACATATGGATAACATTCATGCATACAGCTTCATGGAAGATGGTGATGGAGATGACGAACTTGGAGGCGACACTTCCACAAATGGTGACCCAGTCTTTGGACTCAATTCTCCAGCAAACAGCAAAGATG GGTATAACAATGGAAAAGTTACAACAGTGGCCATGGTACATGATATTCCATACGTCACTCCAGTGTCATCACCAGACTCTGATAGGTCCAAG ATTGAGACACCTGTGTCCCCGACGAGATTGTTGAATAATTGCTGCATCGTTCCTCTTGATGAAGAGATCACCTTTCTAAAGAGTGTCCGAGACCCAAATGCCAGACTCCACAAACTGTCTCAGAATAGACGCCGTATATCAACGAGGAGCACAGCAGCTGCCGATCTGAGGGTTACACAGAGGAGGAGTCACGTTGATGTCGTAGAGAAAACTACCAAACCAAAGGATCGTAAGGCAGAGGTGTCCGGAAATGCCAGTGTTGGTGAAACTCAACAAGCGGTAGCGTTACAGAGTGAAAAGCGCAAGAGGGGCAGGCCATCTAAAAAGACCAATTTGAAAGAGAGCACCTCAGCTGTTGCCCCGGTAACTTCAGTCAAAAGACCGAGGGGCAGACCTAAATTTTACTGTACAGACAGCAAATCAAGTGTAGTATCTCATGAGAAGGAAGGTGAAGCCTCAAATGGAAGTACCGAGAACCAGTCATTATTACTGAAGACAAGAAGAAGAAGTCTTGCTGGTAATGTGTCCAGATACACAACACCGGTCTCAGTGAACAGACGCGGGCGCAAGAGCATGCACAATAAAAGCATTTATTCAGATTGGTTGTCGGATATGTCATCGGCCATAATGAGCCCAGGAAGTGATCTTCAGACATCAGAAGAAACTTTTATTCCTGATGGTTCTTACATTGTCCCTCACGAGAAACATGAGAATGAGGGAGTTCATGCTGCTGCCGTTTTGACACCGCCGAAAAGACAACCCAACCCGTCTCTCAAGGAGGGGGAGACCCCAGTAGATGTCTTCTGCAGTGCTACGCCAAAAATTGAGGAATCAGGCTCTCAACAGACGAACGATAACCACATTACTCCAAGCCCAAGTCCACACAGTGGTGACAGAACAATTGATAGAAATGTTCACAGTGATGAAACCCTGCCCCTTGAATCAGGGTCAGTGAGAGAAGTGGACCCCGAAGTGAAGAATCCAGAACCTGCTGAGTTTGCCTCGCCTGTAAAGGAACAGAACAAGAGCACACTAGAAAGTTGTAACAAACAACCTGAGACTACTGATACAACACAGAGCTTTGCTGACGATGGCTGCATTGAGGATCAGCCTTCAGCTTTGAGCGATGACTTCCCAGAAGACAAAGATGAACAAGAAGTAACTCACAATACCACTCACGAAGATGAATGCAGAAGTCCATTTACAGCAAAAGGCCGCTATAAACAAGCCCGAAACCCCTCCGGTCGATTTTGTCACACAAAGAAAAATCCACGTCATGCCAAGACAAATCCTACCAAGGACTCTTGTAGCAGTCCGGGACCATCTTCCCAGTGGGCAAAGACTGATGAAACATTGAGGGAGTCAAGCATGGGAGTATCAGAACCCACTGTTCAAGAGCAGAGTTCATCGAAGGGCTCGCCTAAGAGTGCTGACCCAGCAGACAAATCAAACTCACCCGGTGCAAAATCTCCAATCAACACTGAAGCAAACACAAGTAGGAGCTTCAACGACAGAGATGAAGTCTTTGGCATTAGTTACGCATACTCGggcaagaagaagaagaaaagaagagGCAGTGGGATGCATCGCCCTCTATACAAGAATCTGGCACCAAGTTTACTGACCCCAGACTTGACCGATGAGAGCAGTGAGACCAGTTTTGGAGTTCTCCACTCTTCCTCCAAGAAGTTACAGGAAGACAAATCTTTGAAAGTTGGAGAAAGCCCAAACTCTTCTTTTGGTTTTGAGACGAAGGATGATGACAAGGAGACGGAGAACAGTGCCATTGACATTATCTTGTCAGAGACCAGCTGTGAGCAAGTGGAACTAGAAGAGATTACTTCAACAAGCAGGTTGGATGAGACTGATGGTGGCAGCCTGGTCATACCAAAGGAGAAATCTGAAGAGGCCAGTAGTGATGAGCAAACTATCAAGTCTGGCATAAGGGACTCAGCAGGGGGTAAAAGAAATGCAAGGAGGAGGAGCAGTGTAGGAGAACCAGgaaataagaagaagaagaagaatactGAGAGCACAGACATTCTCAATGAGTCGATAAACAAATCTGGAAGCAGCAGTGACAGTGGCCATCCTGTTGGTTCACAGACATCAGAGATCAGCAGTTGTGGCACGGAGGTCCAGAGCAGCTCTGGGATGCACACAGAGCCTGAAACTGATTCAGCTGAGGCCAAGACTGTCGGCAACGCTGGAAATGAGAGGCAAGCTGACATCAAGTCAGATGCACCAGTTGTTGCTTCAGAAGAGTTGGAGAATAGCAACAAAGAAGAGCAGATGGAGAAGTTTGAATCAAAAACCACCGGAAGAACAACGCGAAGGAGTAGATCCAGAAGGTCTCTTTGTCTGCAACAAAGTGTTGCCACATCAGAGGAAAGCGATCAAACTATTCTTGACCACTGTGTAAGTGGCAATGTAAAGACAGAATCAGAGACAGGCACAGGTGTTGATTCTCATTTACCTATTGATGAATCTACAGATAACTCTGGGAAAGTCAAATCTATCAAAATCACGCATGATCTCAAGGACAATCAAAATACTCTATCAAAGAGGGAATCATCAGCAATTGTACCTGATGAAGGCAGAGTTGAAGTGGAGAGCTCCGATGAAATTGACCAAACAAAAAACAGTGAAGAGATATTTATCAGTGGTGCTTCCTCTTCCCCTAAGACTAtgtttgatgatgatgaaactGGGATTTGCAATCCAGATGCCAAGAGAAAAAGATCAAAACCCAAAAGCGGTCGTAGGGTTTCAATAAGAACTCTGCAGGCCTTGTACTCTGACTCTGTCTTCAGTCCCGAGCACTTCACAAAGGAGGAGAACGACACCAGCACCAGGCGGAAGAGAAGACGCAGTTTCTTGGATGCACAGTCGGCTATCTTTTACAGCGCCAATATGACACAGCAAGTGGCGCCAGGCACCAAAGAGCAGAAAACTGAATGCGCAGCCGAGTCTGTCAGTGTCACCAACGTGGAAGGTGCAGATGTCAAGTCTGACAGCCAAGCTTTAGGTACAGATGTAGAACGTGTACAAGAGGATGAGAATGCCACAGAATCCATTGATGTGTGTGATGCTGAAACAGATGCATCGCCTGGCAGTTCTGTCACAGATACTGATGCGGGAAGACCAATTATTGAGCCGTTGGAAACAGATGACGACAGACCTGATGAGAAACCTGCTGGGGATATGGAGTTATCGGCAGAAAACGCACCAGAGCCATCAGACAAGGAGACAGAAAGTAAAGACGATGAGGCTTGCAATGACAAGGCAGACAAGCGCAAACCAAACAGACGAAAGAGTGCAAGTCAGGTCTGCAATGTCAAGGACAAATCAAATAAACAAAGCACCAGCAACGTGAAGGAAGTGAAGAAATCTAAATCAGAGCTGGCAGTAGAGAAGCTATACACAAGCAGGGGTCCCAAGAAAGCCAAGAAGAGGAACCTGGAAACCATCTTTGAAAGCCCGAGACCGGACAACGGTGGTAAGACAACCCTAACTGGGGCAAGGAAAATGTCAAGAATGATGACATTCAAAGATCCCGTGATAATGACAAAGATCAAAGCCGCCAAGGCCAAGAAGCTGGAGCAACACGGTGTGAAGAAGTTCAAGCCTGCCAGAAACCTGAAAACCAAGAAAGCGGTCGCAGTGACGTTAGAAGACAAGTTGAACGAGCTGGAAAAGGAGCTCAGCGTCGTTGTGACACCTGTGAAAATATGGGAAGAAAGGAACAGCGTGGTTGCACGAAGGGAACAGGAAAATGTGTACGATAATATGAGTTGCGTCAGAATCGAGAGAGATACGAGAACTGTGGTTGATGCCTTGACCTCGCCTCTTCAGATAAGTGAACCGGTATCAGGGTTCCGACGAAAGAGGCTGTCTTCTCTCTCAAGTGTCAATCATGGACTGATGCGTCCAAACAAAAAACTTTGTAGTTCAAGCCAGTCACCAAAAAGTGACAGCAACACCAAAGCTGTGTCTTCATTCCCCGAGTTTCCGGGATCCTCATTAGGCCTAAGTCCAAAGATGATTGTGGATGGAACTGAAGTGGATCCCAATGTCATTGTCAAGCTTGAAAAACTGGAACCTGGCCGCCATTTGCACTCTCCAATGGAGTCCGGAGTGACCCCAAAGAAACCCAAACAGAAGTACAGGCGCAAGGCCAAGCCTCAGGATGTTACCAATACTTGGACAAACAACAAAGTGAAAACCAGCATATCTTCCAGTCCGGCACAAGTAGGGCTGGATTCAGGACTGACCTGTCTTGTGACCAAGGGTAGCAATGACCAGATTTACTACGATTTCGGTGACACCGATCACAACTATTGCAAGTCTCCGGACAAAATTGAATTTCCGACAGGAAGCAGACAGGGTAAAAACAGCAGTGAGAAAAAGGCTAACGCGGGATCTACAAAGAAGAGAGCCCGGGAGAAGTCAAAGACCTGCGCCAGGAAGATCAGCATGAGCACGTCCCCAGTCGCGGCAAGCTACTTTAACTACGATGACTGTATTGACAGCGAGATGAGTTCCACCGCCGATACATGCAGCATGTCTAGTCAGGACGTGGAAGACGCCAACGAGAACTACCAAAGACCTGATGACCTAAGTGTGGGTGATCACTGTTATGCTGCCACCTGGCATTCTGAGAAACTGTGCAATTTACTCTACGATTCACCTCCCCTTGGCTCACAGACCGAGAGGCAGAACCAGAAACTGGCCCGGTCAGAACAGGTCAAACAGTATTGGGAAACTGAAAGTATACAAAGCCGGCAGAACAGATACCAGAGACGTAACGCAAATGATGATGCCTCCCCTGTAACG AGTCCCTCCTCCAGGAATCAGTCCAAGGTGAAGTGGTGCCACCGATTGGAGGAGGCAATACCTTAG